From the genome of Vigna angularis cultivar LongXiaoDou No.4 chromosome 11, ASM1680809v1, whole genome shotgun sequence, one region includes:
- the LOC128194791 gene encoding uncharacterized protein LOC128194791, giving the protein MEGNFEVVFHHGGKFINEGKLKYEGESTSLSFDPDMWSYFLVVGVIKGLGYDGFKELLYCVGGGSVLENRLEPLLDDIGAMHMITLARLNGEVHLFVVHNVSEPEVINMLEYIPQNTDEVEVEPVGMVMGEGEEEGGGMVVEPVVEERIEADDVVEGEIETEVGGGECEQHSERQFEVAVNEGERGQCDGINESVVVSEQRVEVDDVVEGVIQTECEQHSESQFEVAVNEGERGEDDDVVEGQIETHVGVGEVEEDGCDVRTWTSSGHDDGNEEVNYDCMEGLVDVNLECDLEEEVGDRVADWFGNVEVDVQSDDSDVDDGINSDHHRGLSDDEWKSDELDSGADSGAEDDEEEGYGKFVTFCMPKTMVDYKWDVGTYFAKKEDFVDAIKTYGIENSRNIKYIKNDKKRMRVKCMGAKGECPWMAYCAYMEAIHTWQLRTIVDDHICSREHKLRLVNAKWLSKRLEKIVRENPQVKGKEIREKINRKWNVGVSRCMAYRAKAIASDNVDGSFKDQYRRIYDYANEVLARNPGSTVKVKVQENVDGISFMRFYTCLKACKDSFVSCRPIIGLDGAFLKGKYGGEMLTAVGRDANDQMLPLAYAVVEVENKDTWKWFLQFLVEDLGGEEVSSSFTFMSDQQKGLLQAVQEVVPGVDQRFCVRHLYANFRKKFPGKQLKRLMWKAATATHPQAWEAEMRNIKQLNDEAFKYLLKIPPRYWSRSRFSSKAQCDTLVNNLSEAFNSVMVHTRSKPIVTMMEEIRLYLMKRWATNRTKSQSLSGNICPKIKSRLKKESQLTKYWIPCWSANKIFEVRHVSQAGEKFVVNLDENLCTCKKWEITAIPCCHSLAAMKFLNLDAEEFIPCCFRKSTYEETYSSIIYPINGNNMWEITTYEDVLPPPKRTLPGRPKKKRRLEQWELVKDDKRMRKGGFKKRCGICKELGHNRTSCTKAQQTQQSTPSTQPNIPSSNEEQAAV; this is encoded by the exons ATGGAAGgaaattttgaagttgtttttcACCATGGTGGAAAGTTCATAAATGAAGGAAAACTTAAGTATGAGGGGGAGAGTACAAGTTTATCCTTTGACCCAGACATGTGGAGCTATTTCCTTGTAGTCGGTGTAATAAAAGGTCTAGGTTATGATGGGTTTAAGGAGTTGTTGTACTGCGTTGGTGGTGGTTCTGTTTTGGAAAATAGGTTGGAACCTTTGTTGGATGACATAGGAGCCATGCACATGATTACCTTAGCCAGGCTTAATGGTGAGGTTCATCTATTTGTTGTTCACAATGTCTCTGAACCTGAGGTGATAAATATGTTAGAATATATTCCTCAAAATACAGATGAAGTAGAAGTTGAACCTGTAGGTATGGTTATGGGTGAAGGTGAAGAGGAAGGCGGGGGTATGGTTGTTGAACCTGTTGTAGAAGAAAGAATTGAggctgatgatgttgttgaaggagaaattGAAACAGAGGTTGGTGGGGGTGAATGTGAACAACATAGTGAAAGACAATTTGAGGTGGCTGTTAATGAAGGTGAGAGAGGACAGTGTGATGGAATCAATGAAAGTGTTGTGGTGTCAGAACAAAGAGTTGAggttgatgatgttgttgaaggagTAATTCAAACAGAATGTGAACAACACAGTGAAAGTCAATTTGAGGTGGCTGTTAATGAAGGTGAGAGAGGtgaggatgatgatgttgttgaaggaCAAATTGAAACACATGTTGGTGTGGGTGAGGTTGAAGAGGATGGTTGTGATGTTCGAACCTGGACCAGTAGTGGTCATGATGATGGCAATGAGGAGGTTAATTACGACTGTATGGAAGGTCTGGTTGATGTTAATCTTGAGTGTGATTTAGAAGAGGAGGTAGGAGACAGGGTGGCAGATTGGTTTGGTAATGTTGAAGTTGATGTGCAATCTGATGATAGTGATGTGGATGATGGAATCAATAGTGATCATCATAGAGGTTTGTCCGATGATGAATGGAAATCTGATGAATTAGACAGTGGAGCAGACAGTGGagcagaagatgatgaagaggagggtTATGGGAAGTTTGTAACCTTCTGCATGCCTAAGACCATGGTAGATTATAAATGGGATGTGGGAACTTATTTTGCTAAGAAGGAAGACTTTGTGGATGCCATTAAAACATATGGAATAGAAAATAgcagaaatattaaatatattaaaaatgataagaagagAATGAGGGTAAAATGTATGGGTGCTAAAGGAGAGTGCCCCTGGATGGCATATTGTGCTTATATGGAAGCCATTCATACGTGGCAATTAAGGACTATTGTTGATGACCACATATGTAGTAGAGAGCACAAATTAAGATTAGTTAATGCAAAATGGCTCAGTAAAAGGTTGGAAAAAATTGTTAGAGAAAATCCACAAGTAAAGGGAAAGGAAATTCGTGAGAAGATAAATCGAAAATGGAATGTAGGTGTATCTAGATGTATGGCTTATAGGGCAAAGGCCATTGCTTCAGACAATGTTGATGGGTCTTTCAAAGACCAATATAGAAGGATTTATGATTATGCCAATGAGGTTTTAGCTCGTAATCCAGGATCCACAGTAAAAGTCAAAGTTCAAGAGAATGTGGATGGAATCAGTTTTATGAGGTTTTATACATGTCTAAAGGCCTGCAAGGATAGTTTTGTGTCCTGCAGGCCAATAATTGGGTTGGATGGTGCTTTTCTGAAAGGAAAGTATGGTGGTGAAATGTTAACTGCTGTTGGTAGAGACGCAAATGATCAAATGTTACCTCTTGCGTATGCCGTGGTCGAAGTAGAGAACAAGGATACTTGGAAATGGTTCCTCCAATTTCTGGTTGAAGATCTCGGTGGGGAGGAAGTAAGTTCATCATTTACATTCATGTCGGACCAGCAAAAG GGACTACTACAAGCTGTACAAGAAGTAGTGCCTGGAGTTGATCAACGTTTCTGTGTTAGGCACTTATACGctaattttagaaagaaattccCTGGAAAACAACTCAAGCGTTTGATGTGGAAGGCAGCTACAGCAACCCATCCACAAGCATGGGAAGCAGAAATGAGAAATATTAAACAGCTTAACGATGAGGCTTTCAAATACTTGTTAAAAATCCCTCCCAg GTACTGGTCAAGATCAAGATTTAGCAGCAAGGCTCAGTGTGATACTTTGGTTAACAACTTGTCGGAGGCTTTCAATAGTGTAATGGTGCATACAAGGTCTAAGCCAATCGTAACCATGATGGAGGAAATCCGGCTTTACTTGATGAAGAGATGGGCAACTAACAGGACAAAAAGTCAATCACTTTCTGGGAACATTTGTCCAAAAATCAAGAGTAGACTAAAGAAGGAGTCTCAGTTAACTAAATATTGGATACCGTG CTGGTCAGCAAACAAGATTTTTGAAGTTCGCCATGTGTCCCAAGCCGGTGAAAAATTTGTAGTCAATTTAGATGAAAATTTGTGTACATGCAAGAAGTGGGAAATCACTGCCATACCATGTTGCCACTCGTTAGCTGCTATGAAATTCCTAAATCTTGATGCAGAGGAATTCATTCCATGTTGCTTTAGGAAGTCAACATATGAAGAAACATACTCTTCAATTATCTATCCAATAAATGGTAACAATATGTGGGAGATTACCACATATGAAGATGTTCTCCCTCCACCAAAAAGAACTTTGCCTGGAAGACCAAAGAAGAAGCGAAGGTTGGAGCAATGGGAGTTGGTGAAGGATGACAAAAGAATGAGGAAGGGTGGTTTTAAGAAAAGATGTGGCATTTGTAAGGAACTCGGCCACAACAGGACTTCTTGCACCAAAGcacaacaaacacaacaaagtACCCCATCAACTCAACCAAACATCCCATCATCAAATGAAGAACAAGCTGCAGTTTAA
- the LOC108334034 gene encoding uncharacterized protein LOC108334034 gives MRLLLPPTIVNLNLNLFIFFFFFASFFIHSATSHKTNTPLHDPLTMASACVNNIAISPETTFLDLPPWLSPRGSEPEPDFEFPLDSPATMLPADQLFSDGKLVPLHLKTPTITTTTTTTTFQTLTLTNAATATISPQTPKSPSATAATTATDPYVFSPKAPRCSSRWKDLLGLKKLYHTTTPTKPSPSTTSKSLKNLLHRKTVSSSTSSENAPLLTNSCDAESLSISSRLSLSSSSSSHDHDDLPRLSLDSEKSNPNTNMTSNVNPNLSQISIHRNPNPRIRLVKPRAGSFDSNKTVLDQPSRPGRSPIRRESETVGCRGVSVDSPRMNSSGKIVFQSLERSSSSPSTFNGGPRFKHRGMERSYSANVRVTPVLNVPVCSLRGASKSGSVFGFGQLFSSPQKKETTGSNRGHHQSGRTNRN, from the coding sequence ATGCGTCTCCTTCTGCCACCTACCATTGTTAACCTTAACCTTaacctcttcatcttcttcttcttcttcgctTCTTTCTTCATTCATTCTGCAACTTctcacaaaacaaacacaccgTTGCATGATCCTCTCACAATGGCTTCTGCTTGCGTCAACAACATCGCAATCTCGCCGGAAACAACCTTCCTTGACCTCCCTCCCTGGCTCTCACCTCGCGGATCCGAACCCGAACCGGACTTCGAGTTCCCCCTCGATTCCCCCGCCACCATGCTCCCCGCCGACCAGCTCTTCTCCGACGGCAAACTTGTCCCTCTCCACCTCAAAACCCCAACCATCACAACAACCACCACAACCACCACCTtccaaaccctaaccctaaccaaCGCCGCAACGGCAACAATCTCCCCTCAAACTCCCAAATCCCCTTCAGCCACTGCTGCCACTACGGCTACTGACCCATATGTCTTCTCCCCCAAAGCCCCACGCTGTTCCTCCCGCTGGAAAGACCTCCTCGGCCTAAAAAAACTCTACCACACCACCACCCCTACCAAACCCTCCCCTTCCACCACCTCCAAATCCCTAAAAAACCTCCTACACCGCAAAACGGTGTCGTCTTCTACCAGCTCCGAAAACGCCCCACTTCTCACCAACTCCTGTGACGCCGAATCCCTATCGATCTCCTCTCGTCTATCTCTCTCATCCTCCTCGTCCAGCCACGACCACGACGACCTCCCTCGCCTCTCGCTCGATTCTGAAAAATCAAACCCCAACACCAATATGACCTCAAACGTAAACCCTAACCTCAGCCAGATCTCGATCCACCGAAACCCTAACCCTAGAATCCGATTAGTCAAACCTCGCGCTGGGTCCTTTGACTCGAACAAAACCGTTTTGGATCAGCCTTCCCGCCCTGGGAGGAGTCCGATCCGAAGAGAATCGGAAACGGTTGGGTGCAGGGGCGTTTCTGTGGACAGCCCTAGAATGAACTCTTCGGGCAAAATCGTGTTCCAGAGCTTGGAACGAAGCTCGAGTTCTCCCAGCACGTTCAACGGTGGGCCCCGCTTCAAGCACCGTGGCATGGAACGTTCTTATTCCGCTAACGTCAGAGTCACGCCCGTTCTCAACGTCCCCGTTTGCTCCCTCCGGGGCGCGTCCAAATCCGGTTCTGTTTTTGGGTTCGGGCAACTGTTTTCTTCGCCGCAGAAGAAAGAAACGACGGGGAGTAACAGGGGGCATCACCAAAGTGGTAGGACTAATCGGAATTGA